A DNA window from Lagenorhynchus albirostris chromosome 5, mLagAlb1.1, whole genome shotgun sequence contains the following coding sequences:
- the ECE2 gene encoding endothelin-converting enzyme 2 isoform X4, which translates to MSVALQEMSGGGNMVEYKRATLRDEDAPETPVEGGASPDAVEVGFRKRTRHLLGSHTQLELVLAGVSLLLAAVLLGCLVALWVQYHRDPSHSTCLTEACIRVAGKILESLDRGVSPCEDFYQFSCGGWIRRNPLPDGRSRWNTFNSLWDQNQAILKHLLENTTFNSSSEAERKTQRFYLSCLQVERIEELGAQPLRDLIDKIGGWNITGPWDQDNFMEVLKAVAGTYRATPFFTVYISADSKSSNSNVIQVDQSGLFLPSRDYYLNRTANEKVLTAYLDYMEELGMLLGGHPASTREQMQQVLELEIQLANITVPQDQRRDEEKIYHKMSIAELQALAPSMDWLEFLSFLLSPLELGDSEPVVVYGTDYLQQVSELINRTEPSVLNNYLIWNLVQKTTSSLDRRFESAQEKLLETLYGTKKSCTPRWQTCISNTDDALGFALGSLFVKAMFDRQSKEIAEGMISEIRTAFEEALGQLVWMDEKTRQAAKEKADAIYDMIGFPDFILEPKELDDVYDGYEVSEESFFQNMLNLYNFSAKVMADQLRKPPSRDQWSMTPQTVNAYYLPTKNEIVFPAGILQAPFYARNHPKALNFGGIGVVMGHELTHAFDDQGREYDKEGNLRPWWQNESLAAFRNHTACMEEQYSQYQVNGEKLNGRQTLGENIADNGGLKAAYNAYKAWLRKHGEEQQLPAVGLTNHQLFFVGFAQVWCSVRTPESSHEGLVTDPHSPARFRVLGTLANSRDFLRHFGCPVGSPMNSGLLCEVW; encoded by the exons ATGAGCGTCGCGCTGCAGGAGATGAGCGGCGGCGGCAAC ATGGTGGAGTACAAACGCGCCACGCTGCGGGATGAAGACGCACCCGAGACCCCCGTAGAGGGCGGGGCCTCCCCGGACGCCGTGGAG GTGGGATTCCGGAAGAGGACAAGACACCTCTTGGGCTCGCACACCCAGCTGGAGCTGGTCTTGGCTGGTGTCTCTCTACTGCTGGCTGCAGTGCTTCTGGGTTGCTTGGTGGCCCTGTGGGTCCAGTACCACAGAG ACCCATCCCACAGCACTTGCCTCACGGAGGCCTGCATTCGAGTGGCTGGAAAAATCTTGGAGTCCCTGGACCGTGGGGTGAGCCCCTGTGAAGACTTTTACCAGTTCTCCTGTGGAGGCTGGATTCGGAGAAACCCTCTGCCTGATGGGCGTTCTCGCTGGAACACCTTCAACAGCCTCTGGGACCAGAACCAGGCCATACTGAAGCACCTGCTCG AAAACACCACCTTCAACTCCAGCAGTGAAGCTGAGCGGAAGACACAGCGCTTCTACCTCTCCTGCCTACAGGTGGAGCGCATTGAAGAGCTGGGAGCCCAGCCGCTGCGAGACCTCATTGACAAG ATTGGTGGTTGGAACATTACGGGGCCCTGGGACCAGGACAACTTCATGGAGGTGCTGAAGGCAGTAGCAGGGACCTACAGGGCCACCCCCTTCTTTACTGTCTACATCAGTGCCGACTCTAAGAGTTCCAACAGCAATGTTATCCAG GTGGACCAGTCTGGGCTCTTTCTGCCCTCTCGAGATTACTACCTAAACAGGACTGCCAATGAGAAA GTGCTTACCGCCTACCTGGACTACATGGAGGAGCTGGGGATGCTGCTAGGAGGACATCCAGCCTCCACGCGGGAGCAGATGCAGCAGGTGCTGGAGCTGGAGATACAACTGGCCAACATCACGGTGCCCCAGGACCAGCGGCGGGATGAGGAGAAGATCTACCACAAGATGAGCATCGCAGAGCTGCAG GCCCTGGCGCCCTCCATGGACTGGCTGGAGTTCCTGTCCTTCTTGCTGTCGCCGCTGGAGCTGGGTGATTCTGAGCCTGTGGTGGTGTATGGGACGGATTATTTGCAGCAGGTGTCAGAGCTCATCAACCGCACAGAGCCAAG TGTCCTGAACAATTACCTGATCTGGAACCTGGTACAGAAGACAACATCAAGCCTGGACCGCCGCTTTGAGTCTGCACAAGAGAAGCTGCTGGAGACCCTCTATGGCACCAAGAAG TCCTGCACGCCAAGGTGGCAGACCTGCATCTCCAACACGGATGACGCCCTTGGCTTCGCTCTGGGCTCCCTCTTTGTGAAGGCCATGTTTGACCGGCAGAGTAAGGAAATT GCAGAGGGGATGATCAGCGAGATCCGGACTGCCTTTGAGGAGGCCCTGGGACAGTTGGTTTGGATGGATGAGAAGACCCGCCAGGCAGCCAAGGAGAAA GCAGATGCCATCTATGATATGATTGGTTTCCCAGACTTCATCCTGGAGCCCAAAGAGCTGGATGATGTTTATGATGGG TATGAAGTGTCTGAAGAGTCCTTCTTCCAGAACATGTTGAATTTGTACAACTTCTCCGCTAAGGTGATGGCTGACCAGCTCCGCAAGCCTCCCAGCCGGGACCA gtgGAGCATGACCCCCCAGACAGTGAATGCCTACTACCTTCCAACCAAGAATGAAATCGTCTTCCCCGCCGGCATCCTGCAGGCCCCCTTCTACGCCCGCAACCATCCCAA GGCCCTGAACTTTGGTGGCATCGGCGTGGTGATGGGCCACGAGTTGACACATGCCTTTGATGACCAAG GGCGCGAGTATGACAAGGAAGGGAACCTGCGGCCATGGTGGCAGAATGAGTCGCTGGCAGCCTTCCGGAATCACACAGCCTGCATGGAGGAGCAGTATAGCCAGTACCAGGTCAACGGGGAGAAGCTCAACGGCCGCCAGACGCTGGGGGAGAACATCGCTGACAACGGAGGGCTTAAGGCTGCCTACAAC GCTTACAAAGCATGGCTAAGAAAGCATGGGGAGGAGCAGCAGCTACCAGCCGTGGGGCTCACCAACCACCAGCTCTTCTTTGTGGGATTTGCCCAG GTGTGGTGCTCGGTCCGCACACCCGAGAGCTCTCACGAGGGGCTGGTGACGGACCCCCACAGCCCTGCCCGCTTCCGCGTGCTGGGCACGCTCGCCAACTCCCGTGACTTCCTGCGGCACTTCGGCTGCCCTGTCGGCTCCCCCATGAACTCAGGGCTGCTTTGTGAGGTGTGGTAG
- the ECE2 gene encoding endothelin-converting enzyme 2 isoform X3 translates to MSVALQEMSGGGNMVEYKRATLRDEDAPETPVEGGASPDAVEVGKGVIPVSPGPRPGMTAGTPGSSGLPWRVTCPHLRSISGLCARTMVGFRKRTRHLLGSHTQLELVLAGVSLLLAAVLLGCLVALWVQYHRDPSHSTCLTEACIRVAGKILESLDRGVSPCEDFYQFSCGGWIRRNPLPDGRSRWNTFNSLWDQNQAILKHLLENTTFNSSSEAERKTQRFYLSCLQVERIEELGAQPLRDLIDKIGGWNITGPWDQDNFMEVLKAVAGTYRATPFFTVYISADSKSSNSNVIQVDQSGLFLPSRDYYLNRTANEKVLTAYLDYMEELGMLLGGHPASTREQMQQVLELEIQLANITVPQDQRRDEEKIYHKMSIAELQALAPSMDWLEFLSFLLSPLELGDSEPVVVYGTDYLQQVSELINRTEPSVLNNYLIWNLVQKTTSSLDRRFESAQEKLLETLYGTKKAEGMISEIRTAFEEALGQLVWMDEKTRQAAKEKADAIYDMIGFPDFILEPKELDDVYDGYEVSEESFFQNMLNLYNFSAKVMADQLRKPPSRDQWSMTPQTVNAYYLPTKNEIVFPAGILQAPFYARNHPKALNFGGIGVVMGHELTHAFDDQGREYDKEGNLRPWWQNESLAAFRNHTACMEEQYSQYQVNGEKLNGRQTLGENIADNGGLKAAYNAYKAWLRKHGEEQQLPAVGLTNHQLFFVGFAQVWCSVRTPESSHEGLVTDPHSPARFRVLGTLANSRDFLRHFGCPVGSPMNSGLLCEVW, encoded by the exons ATGAGCGTCGCGCTGCAGGAGATGAGCGGCGGCGGCAAC ATGGTGGAGTACAAACGCGCCACGCTGCGGGATGAAGACGCACCCGAGACCCCCGTAGAGGGCGGGGCCTCCCCGGACGCCGTGGAGGTGGGCAAGGGGGTCATCCCTGTCTCACCAGGCCCCCGCCCTGGCATGACGGCCGGCACACCCGGGAGCTCTGGGTTGCCCTGGAGGGTCACCTGCCCCCACCTCCGATCCATCTCTGGCCTCTGCGCTAGGACTATG GTGGGATTCCGGAAGAGGACAAGACACCTCTTGGGCTCGCACACCCAGCTGGAGCTGGTCTTGGCTGGTGTCTCTCTACTGCTGGCTGCAGTGCTTCTGGGTTGCTTGGTGGCCCTGTGGGTCCAGTACCACAGAG ACCCATCCCACAGCACTTGCCTCACGGAGGCCTGCATTCGAGTGGCTGGAAAAATCTTGGAGTCCCTGGACCGTGGGGTGAGCCCCTGTGAAGACTTTTACCAGTTCTCCTGTGGAGGCTGGATTCGGAGAAACCCTCTGCCTGATGGGCGTTCTCGCTGGAACACCTTCAACAGCCTCTGGGACCAGAACCAGGCCATACTGAAGCACCTGCTCG AAAACACCACCTTCAACTCCAGCAGTGAAGCTGAGCGGAAGACACAGCGCTTCTACCTCTCCTGCCTACAGGTGGAGCGCATTGAAGAGCTGGGAGCCCAGCCGCTGCGAGACCTCATTGACAAG ATTGGTGGTTGGAACATTACGGGGCCCTGGGACCAGGACAACTTCATGGAGGTGCTGAAGGCAGTAGCAGGGACCTACAGGGCCACCCCCTTCTTTACTGTCTACATCAGTGCCGACTCTAAGAGTTCCAACAGCAATGTTATCCAG GTGGACCAGTCTGGGCTCTTTCTGCCCTCTCGAGATTACTACCTAAACAGGACTGCCAATGAGAAA GTGCTTACCGCCTACCTGGACTACATGGAGGAGCTGGGGATGCTGCTAGGAGGACATCCAGCCTCCACGCGGGAGCAGATGCAGCAGGTGCTGGAGCTGGAGATACAACTGGCCAACATCACGGTGCCCCAGGACCAGCGGCGGGATGAGGAGAAGATCTACCACAAGATGAGCATCGCAGAGCTGCAG GCCCTGGCGCCCTCCATGGACTGGCTGGAGTTCCTGTCCTTCTTGCTGTCGCCGCTGGAGCTGGGTGATTCTGAGCCTGTGGTGGTGTATGGGACGGATTATTTGCAGCAGGTGTCAGAGCTCATCAACCGCACAGAGCCAAG TGTCCTGAACAATTACCTGATCTGGAACCTGGTACAGAAGACAACATCAAGCCTGGACCGCCGCTTTGAGTCTGCACAAGAGAAGCTGCTGGAGACCCTCTATGGCACCAAGAAG GCAGAGGGGATGATCAGCGAGATCCGGACTGCCTTTGAGGAGGCCCTGGGACAGTTGGTTTGGATGGATGAGAAGACCCGCCAGGCAGCCAAGGAGAAA GCAGATGCCATCTATGATATGATTGGTTTCCCAGACTTCATCCTGGAGCCCAAAGAGCTGGATGATGTTTATGATGGG TATGAAGTGTCTGAAGAGTCCTTCTTCCAGAACATGTTGAATTTGTACAACTTCTCCGCTAAGGTGATGGCTGACCAGCTCCGCAAGCCTCCCAGCCGGGACCA gtgGAGCATGACCCCCCAGACAGTGAATGCCTACTACCTTCCAACCAAGAATGAAATCGTCTTCCCCGCCGGCATCCTGCAGGCCCCCTTCTACGCCCGCAACCATCCCAA GGCCCTGAACTTTGGTGGCATCGGCGTGGTGATGGGCCACGAGTTGACACATGCCTTTGATGACCAAG GGCGCGAGTATGACAAGGAAGGGAACCTGCGGCCATGGTGGCAGAATGAGTCGCTGGCAGCCTTCCGGAATCACACAGCCTGCATGGAGGAGCAGTATAGCCAGTACCAGGTCAACGGGGAGAAGCTCAACGGCCGCCAGACGCTGGGGGAGAACATCGCTGACAACGGAGGGCTTAAGGCTGCCTACAAC GCTTACAAAGCATGGCTAAGAAAGCATGGGGAGGAGCAGCAGCTACCAGCCGTGGGGCTCACCAACCACCAGCTCTTCTTTGTGGGATTTGCCCAG GTGTGGTGCTCGGTCCGCACACCCGAGAGCTCTCACGAGGGGCTGGTGACGGACCCCCACAGCCCTGCCCGCTTCCGCGTGCTGGGCACGCTCGCCAACTCCCGTGACTTCCTGCGGCACTTCGGCTGCCCTGTCGGCTCCCCCATGAACTCAGGGCTGCTTTGTGAGGTGTGGTAG